In a genomic window of Curtobacterium sp. MCBD17_035:
- the hisH gene encoding imidazole glycerol phosphate synthase subunit HisH — protein sequence MSARPDVVVLDYGSGNIHSAAKALERAGADVTVTADRQAALAADGLVVPGVGAFRAVMDQLDTVRGGDLVDRRLAGGKPVLGVCVGMQVMFERGVERGSDVPGLGQWPGTIHQLRAEVLPHMGWNTVQPPADSVLFDGLSGERFYFVHSYGATSLDIDAQPPFPAPKVTWAEHGERFVAAVENGALAATQFHPEKSGEPGIALLRNWLRTL from the coding sequence GTGAGCGCTCGTCCGGACGTCGTCGTGCTCGACTACGGGTCGGGCAACATCCACTCGGCCGCCAAGGCGCTCGAGCGGGCGGGGGCGGACGTCACGGTCACGGCGGACCGCCAGGCGGCGCTCGCGGCCGACGGGCTCGTCGTCCCTGGGGTCGGCGCGTTCCGAGCGGTGATGGACCAGCTCGACACCGTGCGGGGCGGCGACCTCGTCGACCGACGGCTCGCCGGGGGCAAGCCGGTGCTCGGCGTGTGCGTCGGCATGCAGGTGATGTTCGAGCGGGGCGTCGAGCGCGGGTCCGATGTGCCGGGACTCGGGCAGTGGCCGGGGACGATCCACCAGTTGCGCGCGGAGGTCCTGCCGCACATGGGATGGAACACCGTGCAGCCGCCCGCCGACTCCGTGCTCTTCGACGGTCTGAGCGGCGAGCGGTTCTACTTCGTCCACTCCTACGGCGCGACGTCCCTCGACATCGACGCACAGCCGCCGTTCCCCGCCCCGAAGGTGACGTGGGCGGAGCACGGCGAGCGCTTCGTCGCGGCGGTCGAGAACGGTGCGCTCGCAGCGACCCAGTTCCACCCGGAGAAGTCGGGCGAGCCGGGCATCGCGCTGCTCCGGAACTGGCTCCGGACCCTCTGA
- the priA gene encoding bifunctional 1-(5-phosphoribosyl)-5-((5-phosphoribosylamino)methylideneamino)imidazole-4-carboxamide isomerase/phosphoribosylanthranilate isomerase PriA, with protein sequence MSDSSTTPALVLLPAVDIVDGTAVRLTRGEAGSETGYGDPVDAAAAWREQGAEWIHLVDLDAAFGRGDNRDVIGRVIAAVDGVSVELSGGIRDDASLEAALATGAARVNLGTAALEHPEWAARVIGEHGERIAVGLDVRGTTLASRGWTEDAGDLFTVLARLEDAGCARYVVTDVTKDGTLQGPNVDLLRQVLERTERPVVASGGVSALEDLRSLRELVPLGLEGAIIGKALYSGAFTLPAALEVAGE encoded by the coding sequence ATGAGCGATTCCTCCACCACACCGGCCCTCGTCCTGCTGCCCGCGGTCGACATCGTCGACGGCACGGCCGTCCGGCTGACCCGGGGCGAAGCCGGCAGCGAGACCGGGTACGGCGACCCCGTCGACGCCGCCGCCGCGTGGCGCGAGCAGGGCGCCGAGTGGATCCACCTCGTCGACCTCGACGCGGCGTTCGGTCGTGGCGACAACCGCGATGTGATCGGGCGCGTCATCGCCGCGGTCGACGGCGTGTCGGTCGAGCTGTCCGGAGGCATTCGTGACGACGCCTCGCTCGAGGCGGCGCTCGCGACGGGAGCGGCCCGGGTCAATCTCGGCACAGCGGCGCTCGAGCACCCGGAGTGGGCCGCTCGCGTGATCGGCGAGCACGGGGAGCGCATCGCCGTGGGCCTCGACGTCCGCGGGACGACCCTCGCCTCCCGTGGGTGGACCGAGGACGCGGGCGACCTGTTCACCGTCCTCGCGCGGCTCGAGGACGCCGGGTGTGCCCGCTACGTCGTGACGGACGTGACGAAGGACGGCACGCTGCAGGGGCCGAACGTCGACCTCCTGCGGCAGGTCCTCGAGCGCACCGAACGACCTGTGGTCGCCTCGGGCGGTGTCTCGGCGCTCGAGGACCTCCGATCGCTCCGCGAACTCGTGCCCCTGGGGCTCGAGGGCGCGATCATCGGCAAGGCGCTGTACTCCGGTGCGTTCACCCTGCCCGCGGCGCTCGAGGTCGCGGGGGAGTAG